A window from Nocardioides mesophilus encodes these proteins:
- a CDS encoding Lrp/AsnC family transcriptional regulator, translating into MSTRNGRNGAAGSPAVLDEVSKAIIEELQQDGRRSYAAIGKVVGLSEAAVRQRVQRLIDSGVMQVVAVTDPLELGFARQAMIGIKVRGELEPVADALAQIAEVDYVVITAGAYDLLVEVVCESDEALLHVLSSKIRTLENVVSTETFMYLELRKQTYSWGVR; encoded by the coding sequence GTGAGCACCCGCAATGGACGAAACGGCGCCGCGGGCAGTCCCGCGGTCCTCGACGAGGTCTCCAAGGCGATCATCGAGGAGCTGCAGCAGGACGGCCGGCGCTCGTACGCCGCCATCGGCAAGGTGGTCGGACTCTCCGAGGCCGCCGTGCGGCAACGGGTGCAACGGCTCATCGACAGCGGTGTGATGCAGGTGGTCGCCGTCACCGACCCCCTCGAGCTCGGCTTCGCCCGGCAGGCCATGATCGGGATCAAGGTCCGCGGTGAGCTCGAGCCGGTCGCCGACGCCCTCGCCCAGATCGCCGAGGTCGACTACGTGGTGATCACCGCCGGCGCCTACGACCTGCTCGTCGAGGTGGTCTGCGAGAGCGACGAGGCGCTGCTGCACGTGCTCTCCTCCAAGATCCGCACCCTGGAGAACGTCGTCTCCACCGAGACGTTCATGTATCTCGAGCTCCGCAAGCAGACCTACTCCTGGGGTGTGCGCTGA
- the rlmN gene encoding 23S rRNA (adenine(2503)-C(2))-methyltransferase RlmN, which translates to MNEPPAQPSTPEPTVEAPEPTGRGTLPLVFDEPRGRRKPPRHLADLTAAERKELVAGLGLPGFRAKQLSTHYFSRLVDDPALMTDLPAAEREQLVAGLLPELMTSLRTLEADKGTTRKTLWRLFDGALVESVLMRYPDRVTMCVSSQAGCGMACPFCATGQGGLQRNMSTAEIVEQVVAGARSLARGEVPGGPGRVSNVVFMGMGEPMANYKAVMGAIRRMTDPAPDGLGMSARGITLSTVGLVPRIEQLATEGIPVTLALSLHAPDDELRNELVPINTRWSVHEAVAAAWNYARVSKRRVSIEYAMMRDINDQGWRADLLGDVLTSYGDWGWVHVNLIPLNPTPGSKWTASRREDEREFVRRLEAKGVPTTVRDTRGSEIDGACGQLAATDA; encoded by the coding sequence ATGAATGAGCCCCCTGCCCAGCCCAGCACCCCCGAACCGACGGTCGAGGCCCCCGAGCCGACCGGTCGGGGCACCCTTCCCCTCGTCTTCGACGAGCCGCGCGGCCGCCGCAAGCCGCCGCGGCACCTCGCCGACCTCACGGCCGCCGAGCGCAAGGAGCTCGTGGCCGGCCTCGGCCTGCCGGGCTTCCGGGCCAAGCAGCTCTCCACCCACTACTTCTCCCGGCTGGTCGACGACCCCGCGCTGATGACCGACCTGCCGGCCGCCGAGCGCGAGCAGCTGGTCGCCGGGCTGCTCCCGGAGCTGATGACCTCGCTGCGCACCCTCGAGGCGGACAAGGGCACCACCCGCAAGACCTTGTGGCGGCTCTTCGACGGCGCCCTGGTCGAGTCGGTGCTGATGCGCTACCCGGACCGGGTGACGATGTGTGTCTCGTCCCAGGCGGGCTGCGGGATGGCCTGCCCGTTCTGCGCGACGGGGCAGGGCGGCCTGCAGCGCAACATGTCCACTGCCGAGATCGTCGAGCAGGTGGTCGCCGGGGCCCGGTCGCTGGCCCGCGGCGAGGTGCCCGGTGGCCCCGGGCGGGTCTCCAACGTGGTGTTCATGGGCATGGGGGAGCCGATGGCCAACTACAAGGCGGTCATGGGAGCCATCCGGCGGATGACGGACCCTGCCCCCGACGGCCTGGGCATGTCCGCGCGGGGCATCACGCTGTCGACCGTCGGACTGGTGCCGCGGATCGAGCAGCTGGCGACCGAAGGCATCCCGGTCACCCTGGCGCTGTCGCTGCACGCCCCCGACGACGAGCTCCGCAACGAGCTCGTGCCGATCAACACCCGCTGGTCGGTGCACGAGGCGGTGGCGGCGGCGTGGAACTACGCCCGCGTGAGCAAGCGCCGCGTCTCGATCGAGTACGCCATGATGCGCGACATCAACGACCAGGGCTGGCGGGCCGACCTGCTCGGCGACGTGCTGACGTCGTACGGCGACTGGGGCTGGGTGCACGTCAACCTGATTCCGCTGAACCCGACGCCGGGGTCGAAGTGGACCGCGTCGCGCCGCGAGGACGAGCGCGAGTTCGTCCGCCGGCTGGAGGCCAAGGGCGTGCCCACCACCGTCCGCGACACCCGCGGCAGCGAGATCGACGGTGCCTGCGGCCAGCTCGCCGCCACGGACGCCTGA
- a CDS encoding histidine phosphatase family protein has product MPRLHLVRHGRSAADPATAPDTWGLDPAGRGDLDALRDGSALPRGAVWFSSPEAKALETACWLTDTPVTVVPELAEHRRGVHWFADQADFRAAVRRAFARPEERAVPQWEPLSAARDRLVPAVRTLLAAHPDDDVVLVGHGTAWTLLVSELTGRPPDLEAWAALRMPDVWEVPRPAAPPDRPASYGTA; this is encoded by the coding sequence ATGCCACGACTGCACCTGGTGCGCCACGGCCGCTCCGCCGCCGACCCGGCGACCGCGCCGGACACCTGGGGGCTGGACCCTGCCGGTCGGGGAGACCTCGACGCGCTCCGGGACGGCTCCGCGCTGCCGCGAGGGGCGGTTTGGTTCAGCAGCCCGGAGGCGAAGGCGCTCGAGACCGCCTGCTGGCTCACCGACACTCCGGTGACAGTGGTCCCCGAGCTGGCCGAGCACCGTCGCGGGGTGCACTGGTTCGCCGACCAGGCCGACTTCCGGGCCGCGGTACGACGTGCCTTCGCACGTCCCGAGGAGCGGGCGGTCCCGCAGTGGGAGCCGCTGAGCGCGGCGCGGGACCGGCTGGTCCCGGCCGTCCGCACGCTGCTCGCGGCGCACCCGGACGACGACGTGGTCCTGGTCGGGCACGGCACCGCCTGGACCCTGCTGGTCTCCGAGCTGACCGGTCGGCCGCCGGACCTCGAGGCCTGGGCGGCGCTGCGGATGCCGGACGTGTGGGAGGTGCCGCGCCCGGCGGCGCCGCCGGACCGGCCGGCGTCCTACGGCACCGCCTGA
- a CDS encoding NAD(P)/FAD-dependent oxidoreductase: MAVVGAGLTGLWTAYYLLRADPTLRVVLLEAETAGFGASGRNGGWCSALFPSSLSSLSRLPGSGREAALAQHRAMRATVDEVLRVAAVERIDAAAHKGGTVVVARSPAQLASARAEVAAARTWGRGEDDLVLLDEAAARRRLDAAGTLGGTYTPDCAAVHPARLVRGLARVVERLGGTVYEQTRALAVSPGSVRTHRGTVRAQIVVRATEGYTPDLDGLRRDVVPVSSLVVATAPLPDEVWERIGLRERETFSDHRNLIVYGQRTADGRLVFGGRGAPYRFGSRIPRGYDRDSAVFARLRRTAVEMLPALAGAEFTHAWGGVLGIPRDWCASVGLDRRSGIAWAGGYVGDGVSTTNLAGRTLRDLVLGDDTELTRLPWVDHRSRRWEPEPLRWLGVNAGLRAMTFADVEERLTGRPSRIARAMAPLTGGH, from the coding sequence GTGGCCGTGGTCGGCGCGGGTCTCACCGGCCTCTGGACCGCCTACTACCTGCTGCGCGCCGACCCGACCCTGCGCGTGGTGCTGCTCGAGGCCGAGACGGCCGGGTTCGGCGCCTCCGGCCGCAACGGCGGGTGGTGCTCGGCGCTGTTCCCCTCCTCGCTCTCCTCGCTCTCGCGCCTCCCCGGCTCAGGCCGGGAGGCTGCCCTCGCCCAGCACCGCGCGATGCGGGCCACCGTCGACGAGGTGCTCCGCGTCGCCGCCGTGGAGCGGATCGACGCCGCGGCCCACAAGGGCGGCACCGTCGTGGTGGCACGCTCCCCGGCCCAGCTGGCGAGCGCCCGCGCCGAGGTCGCCGCCGCCCGGACCTGGGGGCGCGGCGAGGACGACCTGGTGCTGCTGGACGAGGCCGCGGCGCGGCGCCGCCTGGACGCCGCGGGGACCCTCGGCGGCACCTACACCCCCGACTGCGCCGCGGTGCATCCCGCGCGCCTGGTGCGAGGGCTGGCACGGGTCGTCGAGCGCCTCGGCGGCACCGTGTACGAGCAGACCCGGGCGCTCGCGGTCTCCCCCGGATCGGTGCGCACCCACCGGGGAACGGTGCGCGCGCAGATCGTGGTGCGCGCCACCGAGGGCTACACCCCCGACCTCGACGGGCTGCGTCGCGACGTCGTGCCTGTCTCCTCCCTCGTCGTCGCCACCGCACCGCTCCCGGACGAGGTGTGGGAGCGGATCGGGCTGCGCGAGCGCGAGACCTTCTCCGACCACCGGAACCTGATCGTCTACGGCCAGCGGACCGCGGACGGCCGGCTGGTGTTCGGCGGCCGCGGGGCGCCGTACCGCTTCGGATCGCGGATCCCTCGCGGGTACGACCGCGACTCCGCCGTCTTCGCCCGGCTGCGGCGGACCGCGGTCGAGATGCTGCCCGCGCTCGCCGGCGCCGAGTTCACCCACGCGTGGGGCGGCGTCCTCGGCATCCCCCGGGACTGGTGCGCCTCGGTGGGGCTCGACCGTCGCAGCGGGATCGCCTGGGCCGGCGGGTACGTCGGCGACGGCGTGTCCACCACGAACCTGGCCGGGCGCACCCTGCGCGACCTGGTGCTCGGAGACGACACCGAGCTCACCCGGCTGCCCTGGGTCGACCACCGCTCGCGCCGCTGGGAGCCGGAACCGTTGCGCTGGCTCGGCGTCAACGCCGGACTGCGGGCGATGACCTTCGCCGACGTCGAGGAACGGCTCACGGGCCGCCCGAGCCGGATCGCGCGCGCCATGGCACCCCTGACCGGCGGCCACTGA
- a CDS encoding propionyl-CoA synthetase translates to MDHRTAHTRSIEDPDGFWGEQASLVDWIRRPTQILDRSNPPFYRWFPDGTLNTCYNALDRHVVAGHAERPALVHDSPVTGTVRSYSYAELLEQVAAFAGALRTFGVDKGDRVVISMPMIPEAVIAMLACARLGAVHSVVFGGFAPHELAIRIDDARPKVVVSASCGIEPTRIVEYKPMLDRALELAEHQPDVCVIKQRPEHLATMVEPRDVEWDVAMRAGRSSPAECVEVAATDPLYILYTSGTTGKPKGIVRDNGGHAVAMAWSLPNVYDVHAGQVWWAASDVGWVVGHSYIVYAPLICGATTVLYEGKPVGTPDAGAFWRVIAEHGVEALFTAPTAIRAIKKEDPDASLLAGHDLSRFRTLFLAGERLDPDTYEWAKDRLGVPVVDNWWQTETGWPIASNLRGLDPMPIKPGSPSVPVPGYAVEVLDELGRPAPPGTEGAICLRLPLPPGTLPTLWQDDDRYVASYLSVFDGYYLSGDGGYFDEDGYLYVMGRTDDVINVAGHRLSTGAMEAVIATHPAVAECAVIGVADSLKGQLPRGLVVLKTGVDTDPEQIGRELVALVRDQIGAVAALREITVVPGLPKTRSGKILRKTMREIADGGEPAVPSTIEDAGVLDALRPALRGTGV, encoded by the coding sequence GTGGACCACCGGACCGCGCACACCAGGAGCATCGAGGACCCGGACGGCTTCTGGGGCGAGCAGGCAAGCCTCGTCGACTGGATCCGCAGACCCACGCAGATCCTCGACCGGTCGAACCCGCCGTTCTACCGGTGGTTCCCCGACGGCACCCTCAACACCTGCTACAACGCTCTCGACCGGCACGTGGTCGCCGGACACGCGGAGCGGCCCGCGCTGGTCCACGACAGCCCGGTCACCGGCACCGTCCGCAGCTACTCCTACGCCGAGCTGCTCGAGCAGGTGGCTGCCTTCGCCGGAGCGCTGCGCACCTTCGGCGTCGACAAGGGCGACCGGGTGGTCATCTCGATGCCGATGATCCCCGAGGCGGTGATCGCCATGCTGGCCTGCGCCCGGCTCGGGGCGGTGCACTCCGTGGTCTTCGGCGGCTTCGCTCCCCACGAGCTGGCGATCCGCATCGACGACGCCCGGCCCAAGGTCGTGGTCAGCGCCTCCTGCGGGATCGAGCCGACCCGGATCGTGGAGTACAAACCGATGCTGGACCGGGCCCTCGAGCTCGCGGAGCACCAGCCGGACGTCTGCGTGATCAAGCAACGTCCCGAGCACCTGGCCACGATGGTCGAGCCCCGCGACGTCGAGTGGGACGTGGCGATGCGCGCAGGGCGCAGTTCGCCGGCCGAGTGCGTCGAGGTGGCGGCCACCGACCCGCTCTACATCCTCTACACCTCGGGAACCACCGGGAAGCCCAAGGGGATCGTGCGGGACAACGGCGGCCATGCCGTCGCGATGGCCTGGTCGCTGCCGAACGTGTACGACGTCCACGCCGGCCAGGTCTGGTGGGCCGCCTCCGACGTCGGCTGGGTGGTGGGCCACTCCTACATCGTCTACGCGCCGCTGATCTGCGGGGCGACCACGGTGCTCTACGAGGGCAAGCCGGTCGGCACCCCCGACGCCGGCGCCTTCTGGCGGGTCATCGCCGAGCACGGGGTGGAGGCGCTGTTCACCGCACCGACCGCGATCCGGGCGATCAAGAAGGAGGACCCGGACGCGAGCCTGCTCGCCGGCCACGACCTCTCCCGGTTCCGCACCCTGTTCCTCGCCGGGGAACGGCTCGACCCGGACACCTACGAATGGGCCAAGGACCGGCTCGGCGTCCCGGTCGTCGACAACTGGTGGCAGACCGAGACCGGCTGGCCGATCGCCTCGAACCTGCGCGGTCTGGACCCGATGCCGATCAAGCCCGGCTCCCCGAGCGTCCCGGTGCCCGGCTACGCCGTGGAGGTGCTCGACGAGCTCGGCCGTCCGGCACCGCCCGGCACCGAGGGCGCGATCTGCCTGCGGCTGCCGTTGCCGCCGGGCACGCTGCCCACGCTGTGGCAGGACGACGACAGGTACGTCGCGTCCTACCTCTCGGTCTTCGACGGGTACTACCTCTCCGGCGACGGCGGCTACTTCGACGAGGACGGCTACCTCTACGTCATGGGCCGCACCGACGACGTCATCAACGTCGCCGGGCACCGGTTGTCGACCGGTGCCATGGAGGCGGTGATCGCCACCCACCCGGCTGTGGCGGAGTGCGCGGTGATCGGGGTGGCCGACTCGCTCAAGGGCCAGCTGCCGCGCGGACTCGTGGTGCTCAAGACCGGCGTGGACACCGACCCCGAACAGATCGGCCGCGAGCTGGTGGCGCTGGTGCGTGACCAGATCGGCGCCGTGGCCGCGCTGCGTGAGATCACCGTGGTGCCCGGCCTGCCCAAGACCCGCTCCGGGAAGATCCTGCGCAAGACGATGCGCGAGATCGCCGACGGCGGTGAGCCTGCTGTCCCGTCGACGATCGAGGACGCCGGTGTGCTCGACGCGCTGCGTCCGGCGCTGCGCGGCACCGGCGTCTGA
- a CDS encoding putative bifunctional diguanylate cyclase/phosphodiesterase, with protein sequence MDEVAPARTRARSAVLTTLLVVLTQFALLVYVYHLDDDVARQHAAYARVSGILSTLGSQPEPQVASSSGRAVQNLVDSGIADGPAVRMTELYNTWISDTSDTVALEDLRAETNRIGEDIAADQARTDLVAAGVLAALLIIVCLGWFVWFRRLVRRHRVMERALTHKQALDDSEQRLLSLVRNSADLILVLDHDSSVSFASPSSATVLGWEPERLLGRRLVDMLPSEDAATLARHLVTQREGDHDLQVRLGHADGRTLVLEGSLTNLADDPSVRGWVLTLRDVTDRQSLQEQLAQQAFHDQLTGLANRQLLTDRLGHALARQVRRAEPLSVLVCDLDDFKHLNDSRGHSAGDQLLVEVGVRLLRALRPGDTAARLGGDEFAVLLEGSDAAQAEKVARRVQELLSEPFLVEGASLSLRASIGIAEAAPGTSTGDEVLRNADVAMYWAKDRGKSTVAVYESGLHALALEKMAIRGELQVAIREQQFVLHYQPTVNLATETITGFEALVRWQHPLRGLLPPATFIPIAEQSGLIVPLGEWVLREACHAAVTMQTPVQHPTIAVNIAAQQVVQNDFVDLVIDALEDAGLEPQQLTLEITESMLLDDMAGAIERLAALRSIGVHVAIDDFGTGYSSLSYLSRLPVDILKVDKSFVDEVCSGSHGASVTEAIIAMGRTMRLTTVAEGVELPEQAAWLQGAACTMGQGYLWSQPVELAAAHHLLRSGVPRQRLRTEIPRPNRIRRPTTGRG encoded by the coding sequence ATGGACGAGGTTGCGCCTGCGCGGACGCGAGCTCGCAGCGCCGTCCTCACGACCCTGCTCGTCGTGCTGACCCAGTTCGCGCTGCTCGTGTACGTCTACCACCTCGACGACGACGTGGCCCGCCAGCACGCGGCGTACGCCCGCGTCTCCGGCATCTTGTCCACCCTCGGGTCGCAGCCGGAGCCGCAGGTCGCCTCCTCCTCCGGGCGCGCGGTGCAGAACCTCGTCGACTCGGGCATCGCCGACGGGCCCGCGGTGCGGATGACCGAGCTCTACAACACGTGGATCTCCGACACCTCCGACACCGTGGCACTAGAGGACCTGCGCGCGGAGACCAACCGGATCGGCGAGGACATCGCGGCCGACCAGGCCCGCACCGACCTCGTCGCAGCCGGCGTGCTGGCAGCCCTGCTGATCATCGTCTGCCTCGGCTGGTTCGTCTGGTTCCGCCGGCTGGTACGCCGGCACCGGGTGATGGAGCGGGCCCTCACCCACAAGCAGGCGCTCGACGACTCCGAGCAGCGGCTGCTCTCGCTGGTGAGGAACAGCGCCGACCTGATCCTGGTGCTGGACCACGACTCCAGCGTCTCGTTCGCCAGCCCCTCCTCGGCCACCGTCCTGGGCTGGGAGCCCGAACGCCTGCTGGGCCGTCGCCTCGTCGACATGCTGCCCTCGGAGGACGCGGCGACGCTCGCGCGGCACCTGGTCACGCAGCGCGAGGGCGACCACGACCTCCAGGTCCGGCTCGGGCACGCCGACGGGCGGACGCTCGTGCTCGAGGGCTCGCTGACCAACCTCGCCGATGATCCGTCCGTCCGGGGCTGGGTCCTCACCCTCCGCGACGTGACCGACCGGCAGTCGCTGCAGGAGCAGCTCGCCCAGCAGGCGTTCCACGACCAGCTGACCGGGCTGGCCAACCGTCAGCTTCTCACCGACCGGCTCGGGCACGCCCTGGCCCGGCAGGTGCGCCGCGCGGAGCCGCTCAGCGTGCTCGTCTGCGACCTCGACGACTTCAAGCACCTCAACGACAGCCGGGGCCACAGCGCCGGCGACCAGCTGCTGGTGGAGGTGGGGGTCCGGCTGCTGCGGGCGCTGCGACCCGGCGACACCGCTGCCCGGCTGGGCGGCGACGAGTTCGCGGTGCTCCTCGAGGGCAGCGACGCGGCGCAGGCCGAGAAGGTCGCCCGGCGGGTCCAGGAGCTGCTCTCCGAGCCGTTCCTCGTCGAAGGCGCGTCGCTGTCGCTGCGCGCGAGCATCGGCATCGCAGAGGCTGCTCCCGGCACCAGCACCGGCGACGAGGTGCTCCGCAACGCCGACGTGGCGATGTACTGGGCCAAGGACCGCGGCAAGAGCACGGTCGCGGTCTACGAGTCCGGCCTGCACGCCCTCGCCCTGGAGAAGATGGCGATCCGCGGCGAGCTGCAGGTGGCGATCCGGGAGCAGCAGTTCGTGCTGCACTACCAGCCCACCGTCAACCTCGCCACTGAGACCATCACCGGCTTCGAGGCGCTGGTGCGCTGGCAGCACCCGCTGCGGGGACTGCTCCCGCCCGCGACGTTCATCCCCATCGCCGAGCAGAGCGGGCTGATCGTCCCGCTCGGCGAATGGGTGCTGCGCGAGGCCTGTCATGCCGCCGTCACGATGCAGACCCCGGTCCAGCACCCGACGATCGCGGTGAACATCGCCGCCCAGCAGGTCGTCCAGAACGACTTCGTGGACCTGGTGATCGACGCGCTCGAGGACGCCGGGCTGGAGCCGCAGCAGCTCACCCTGGAGATCACCGAGAGCATGCTGCTCGACGACATGGCCGGGGCGATCGAGAGGCTGGCCGCCCTGCGCTCCATCGGCGTGCACGTGGCCATCGACGACTTCGGCACCGGCTACAGCTCGCTGTCCTACCTCTCCCGGCTGCCCGTGGACATCTTGAAGGTGGACAAGTCCTTCGTCGACGAGGTGTGCTCGGGAAGCCACGGGGCGTCCGTGACCGAGGCGATCATCGCGATGGGCCGCACCATGCGGCTGACGACGGTCGCCGAAGGCGTCGAGCTGCCCGAGCAGGCGGCCTGGCTGCAGGGCGCCGCCTGCACGATGGGACAGGGCTACCTGTGGTCCCAGCCGGTCGAGCTGGCCGCCGCCCACCACCTGCTCCGCTCCGGGGTCCCGCGGCAGCGGCTCCGCACCGAGATCCCCCGGCCGAACCGCATCCGCCGCCCGACGACCGGGCGCGGCTGA
- a CDS encoding LOG family protein gives MGNRQRGITEVESLEQFDALVAAGATSMAGWRLQDVDLRDRSEALGKLDADGSVLLGCDLESDAESDLRERGALIFPQVPDVPVNPYRAHLYTPAELYQGLETSYDATPDARAYAWSRGSRDLAHDLARALHDHAIDDALSETVADLRLVGVMGGHELERDTRAYLDAARLGRTLARAGLFVATGGGPGAMEAANLGAYLAPYDDAALDDAVEVLAAVPAFSPSVSAWARASFEVLRRWPAGGDSLGIPTWFYGHEPPNAFATRIAKYFKNAIREDILLHLCDTGIVFLPGRAGTVQEVFQDACENYYSTPDTVASMVLVGVDHWTRVLPAWPLLEALAAGRQMADRVHLVDSTEDVLPHLTSR, from the coding sequence GTGGGGAACCGGCAACGAGGGATCACCGAGGTGGAGAGCCTCGAGCAGTTCGACGCGCTGGTGGCGGCCGGGGCGACGTCGATGGCCGGCTGGCGGCTGCAAGACGTCGACCTCCGGGACCGCTCCGAGGCGCTCGGCAAGCTCGACGCCGACGGCTCGGTGCTCCTCGGCTGCGACCTGGAGAGCGACGCCGAGAGCGACCTGCGCGAGCGGGGCGCCCTGATCTTCCCGCAGGTGCCCGACGTGCCGGTGAACCCCTATCGGGCCCACCTCTACACGCCCGCAGAGCTCTACCAAGGCCTGGAGACCTCCTACGACGCGACGCCGGACGCCCGGGCCTACGCCTGGTCCCGCGGGTCCCGCGACCTGGCCCACGACCTCGCCCGGGCACTGCACGACCATGCCATCGACGACGCCCTGTCCGAGACGGTCGCGGACCTGCGGCTGGTCGGGGTGATGGGGGGACACGAGCTGGAGCGCGATACCCGGGCCTACCTCGACGCCGCGCGCCTGGGACGGACGCTCGCCCGGGCCGGGCTCTTCGTGGCCACCGGCGGCGGACCCGGGGCGATGGAGGCAGCCAACCTGGGCGCCTACCTCGCGCCCTACGACGACGCCGCCCTCGACGACGCCGTCGAGGTCCTGGCCGCGGTGCCGGCCTTCAGCCCCTCGGTGTCGGCGTGGGCCCGCGCGTCGTTCGAGGTGCTCCGGCGCTGGCCGGCCGGCGGTGACTCGCTGGGCATCCCCACCTGGTTCTACGGGCACGAGCCGCCCAACGCCTTCGCCACCCGCATCGCGAAGTACTTCAAGAACGCGATCCGCGAGGACATCCTGCTGCACCTCTGCGACACCGGCATCGTCTTCCTCCCGGGGCGCGCCGGCACCGTCCAGGAGGTCTTCCAGGACGCCTGCGAGAACTACTACTCCACGCCGGACACGGTGGCCTCGATGGTGCTGGTGGGCGTCGACCACTGGACCCGGGTGCTGCCGGCCTGGCCGCTGCTCGAGGCGCTGGCCGCCGGGCGTCAGATGGCCGACCGGGTGCACCTCGTCGACTCCACCGAGGACGTGCTGCCGCACCTCACGTCGCGCTGA
- a CDS encoding serine protein kinase RIO: MSSDTASPEFGPAGSDLDPFFVFDFRTADDPDEGQRWSTWLSVEPLSRGPEPRPDWVVTSQAALDTELGVLKTGKEADVFLLERAVPDDPDQSVVLAAKRYRDEQHRSFHRSTAYTEGRRTRNSRDARALAKKTAHGRAVAAGQWAWAEWEALTRFWSAGVPVPYPVQIDGTEILMELVTVDGEAAPRLAQTRPDPELLRSYFEQLREAMIILARHGVAHGDLSPYNVLAAGERLVIIDLPQAVDVVANPTGTDFLMRDCTNVCGWFRARGLDPAVADEHALFGELVASAF; encoded by the coding sequence TTGTCTTCCGACACCGCCTCACCTGAGTTCGGCCCCGCCGGTTCCGATCTCGACCCGTTCTTCGTCTTCGATTTCCGCACCGCCGACGACCCCGACGAGGGTCAGCGCTGGTCGACCTGGCTCAGCGTGGAGCCGCTCTCGCGCGGCCCCGAGCCCCGTCCGGACTGGGTGGTCACCTCCCAGGCCGCGCTCGACACCGAGCTCGGCGTGCTCAAGACCGGCAAGGAGGCCGACGTCTTCCTGCTCGAGCGCGCCGTCCCGGACGACCCCGACCAGAGCGTGGTGCTCGCCGCCAAGCGCTACCGCGACGAGCAGCACCGTTCGTTCCACCGCAGCACCGCCTACACCGAGGGCCGCCGGACCCGGAACAGCCGCGACGCCCGGGCCCTGGCCAAGAAGACCGCCCACGGTCGTGCCGTCGCGGCCGGTCAGTGGGCCTGGGCGGAGTGGGAGGCGTTGACACGGTTCTGGTCCGCCGGCGTCCCGGTCCCCTACCCGGTGCAGATCGACGGCACCGAGATCCTCATGGAGCTCGTCACCGTCGACGGGGAGGCGGCGCCCCGGCTGGCCCAGACGCGACCGGACCCGGAGCTGCTGCGGTCCTACTTCGAGCAGCTGCGGGAGGCCATGATCATCCTCGCCCGGCACGGCGTCGCCCATGGCGACCTGTCGCCGTACAACGTCCTCGCCGCCGGCGAGCGGCTGGTGATCATCGACCTGCCGCAGGCGGTCGACGTGGTGGCGAACCCGACCGGCACGGACTTCTTGATGCGCGACTGCACCAACGTGTGCGGATGGTTCCGTGCCCGGGGGCTCGACCCCGCGGTGGCCGACGAGCACGCCCTCTTCGGTGAGCTGGTCGCCTCCGCGTTCTGA
- a CDS encoding class I SAM-dependent methyltransferase, producing MTGSRRYYDAEAADYDESRGGRARARAAAAAVVELVPPGGTLLDVAGGTGIVSSELSDLGWSVLVLDGSHGMLRVAADRLPGRQLQAVADRMPVRDGSVDVVTVVWLLHLLDVPTADRVLAEAARVLRPGGHLVTTVDKSLAHGRVPKRPSDNRERVDLVARRLGLGLVGGTSFSGRSDWGSATSGDPVFPVVGYRKLSTAGPIGPVGKATA from the coding sequence GTGACCGGGAGCCGCCGGTACTACGACGCCGAAGCCGCGGACTACGACGAGTCCCGCGGAGGCCGGGCGAGGGCCCGCGCCGCCGCGGCGGCCGTCGTGGAGCTGGTGCCTCCGGGCGGGACGCTCCTCGACGTGGCCGGCGGCACGGGCATCGTCTCCAGCGAGCTCAGCGACCTGGGCTGGTCCGTGCTGGTGCTCGACGGCTCGCACGGCATGTTGCGGGTCGCGGCCGACCGGCTCCCGGGCCGGCAGCTGCAGGCCGTCGCGGACCGGATGCCGGTCCGGGACGGGTCCGTCGACGTGGTCACGGTGGTGTGGCTGCTGCACCTGCTCGACGTGCCCACCGCGGACCGGGTCCTGGCCGAGGCGGCACGGGTGCTCCGGCCCGGTGGTCACCTGGTCACGACGGTGGACAAGAGCCTCGCCCACGGCAGGGTGCCGAAACGACCCTCCGACAACCGCGAGCGCGTGGACCTCGTCGCCCGTCGCCTCGGTCTCGGCCTGGTCGGCGGTACGTCGTTCTCCGGGCGCAGCGACTGGGGGTCGGCCACGTCCGGGGACCCGGTCTTCCCGGTGGTCGGCTACCGCAAGCTCAGCACGGCCGGCCCGATCGGCCCGGTCGGCAAGGCGACCGCCTGA